A single region of the Ziziphus jujuba cultivar Dongzao chromosome 10, ASM3175591v1 genome encodes:
- the LOC107411490 gene encoding uncharacterized protein LOC107411490 has protein sequence MAAALECWSSRASTDEDMVEQVLMRTQDRSEGALTESSSGAGVKESSAMQKRLQRLSRNVSEAIASLKNSLNLDSARDPPPSSTAKVESCRKVVWCSVVRNLTQLYPGSQLPEKLVSNIRKHYDSLPLSYAQAEFDMKEVFLHIKLIEQAALDDHPALLIQEVSDDEIQGPGYKLTFACNSSISWPVMSGALDNASICCKKIQLFEKKGSTLGIVLLLVQAGQEKSFKTRVENALKSAIRKPKPTSVKLPFGLCGCQEENTRGRELGEIEEDVGEQNIRNGIDNSSHKVQLQMPLPTSSFVVSVDEWQTVQSAVDEIGKWLLNSDNVEFVDQIGPSSFKGVYKGKRVGIEKLKGCEKGNAYDFELRKDLLELMTCGHKNILQFYGVCVDENHGLCVVTKLMEGGSVHDLMLKNKKLQTKEIIRIAADVAEGIKFINDHGIAYRDLNTQRILLDRHGNACLGDMGIIAACKSVGEAMEYETDGYRWLAPEIIAGDPECVSETWMSNVYSFGMVIWEMVTGEAAYSAFSPVQAAVGIAACGLRPDIPKDCPQMLKSLMTKCWNNCPSKRPQFSEILSILLRPNNNNNNNSNR, from the exons ATGGCTGCAGCCTTGGAGTGTTGGTCGAGCCGAGCTAGTACGGACGAGGATATGGTGGAGCAGGTGTTGATGAGGACCCAAGACAGATCCGAAGGGGCTCTGACGGAGAGCTCATCGGGTGCCGGAGTTAAAGAGTCTTCGGCTATGCAGAAGAGGCTTCAGAGGCTGAGTCGGAACGTATCCGAGGCTATCGCATCTCTTAAGAACTCGCTGAATCTCGACTCGGCACGTGACCCGCCTCCGTCTTCGACCGCCAAGGTCGAGAGCTGCAGGAAAGTCGTTTGGTGCAGTGTGGTACGGAACCTGACGCAGCTCTACCCTGGTAGTCAGCTACCGGAGAAGCTCGTTTCCAACATTCGCAAGCATTACGATTCGTTGCCACTGAG TTATGCTCAGGCcgaatttgacatgaaagaagTGTTTCTTCATATTAAATTGATAGAGCAGGCAGCTTTGGATGACCACCCTGCCTTATTGATTCAGGAAGTATCTGATGATGAAATTCAGGGGCCTGGTTACAAGCTCACATTTGCTTGCAACTCTTCTATTTCATGGCCTGTAATGTCCGGTGCACTTGATAATGCCTCCATTTGCTGCAAGAAAATCCAGCTCTTTGAGAAGAAGGGGTCTACTCTAGGCATCGTTCTTCTTCTGGTCCAAGCTGGGCAAGAGAAATCATTCAAGACCCGGGTTGAAAATGCACTCAAATCAGCTATCAGGAAACCCAAACCCACTTCGGTGAAGCTTCCATTCGGGCTTTGTGGGTGTCAGGAAGAAAATACCAGGGGTAGAGAACTGGGAGAGATTGAGGAGGACGTTGGGGAACAAAATATTAGAAATGGAATTGACAATTCAAGCCACAAGGTTCAGCTTCAGATGCCTCTACCCACTTCGTCGTTTGTTGTATCAGTTGATGAATGGCAGACGGTCCAATCAGCTGTGGATGAAATAGGGAAATGGTTGTTGAACTCTGATAATGTTGAGTTTGTCGACCAGATAGGACCAAGCTCATTCAAAGGAGTTTACAAGGGAAAACGGGTTGGAATTGAGAAGCTTAAAGGATGTGAAAAAGGAAATGCGTATGACTTTGAGCTCCGTAAAGATCTTTTGGAGCTCATGACATGTGGGCATAAGAATATTTTGCAATTCTATGGTGTTTGTGTTGATGAGAATCATGGGTTGTGTGTTGTGACGAAGTTGATGGAAGGTGGATCTGTTCATGACTTAATGCTTAAAAACAAGAAGCTTCAGACTAAGGAAATAATAAGAATCGCTGCTGATGTAGCAGAGGGAATCAAATTCATTAATGACCATGGAATTGCATATAGAGATCTCAACACACAGAGGATCTTATTGGATCGACATGGGAATGCTTGCTTAGGTGATATGGGTATCATAGCTGCGTGCAAGAGCGTTGGCGAGGCAATGGAGTATGAGACTGACGGTTATCGGTGGCTTGCTCCGGAG ATTATTGCTGGTGATCCAGAGTGTGtatccgagacatggatgagtAATGTATATAGTTTTGGGATGGTTATCTGGGAGATGGTGACCGGTGAGGCAGCCTATTCTGCATTTTCACCAGTGCAAGCAGCAGTTGGTATAGCTGCTTGTGGCCTTAGACCTGATATTCCGAAGGACTGTCCTCAAATGCTGAAATCTTTGATGACCAAGTGCTGGAACAACTGCCCATCAAAGCGCCCTCAGTTTTCCGAAATCCTATCAATACTGCTGCGAccaaacaataacaacaacaacaacagtaaTAGGTAA